The genomic region TATCAGGCGTTTCGGTTTGACTTTGACCTTGGCCGCGCCGCGCTGCTGTCGGGCCTGCAACTGATCCTGACCGGCGCGGCGGCGCTGGTGGCGGTCAGGGTCGCGGCGGGTGAGGGGTTTGGCACCGGGCTGGACCGCCCATTGCAACGCTGGGATGGCAGCACTGCTGCGGCGCGTCTTGTGGATGGGCTGTGGATTGTGCTGGCTGCCGGGTTCCTGCTGCTCCCTTTGTCGGCCATCGTGCTGGCGGGGCTGCCGGGGATACTGACCTTGACCGGGGCGGTCTGGATGGCGGCGCTGAATTCGATCATGGTGGCGGCGCTGAGCACGGTTGTGTTGCTACTGCTGGCTCTACCGATGGCCACCGCCGTGGCGCTGGGCCGCGGCGGTATGATCGAGGTGGCGGGCATCCTGGGCCTCGCGGCCTCGCCCCTAGTGATCGGCACCGGGCTGTTCATCGTGATCTACCCCATTGCCGATCCGTTTGCGCTGGCGCTGCCGGTGACGGCGCTGGTCAATGCGGTGATGGCGTTGCCTTTTGCGCTGCGCATACTGGTGCCTCGGGCGCGGGCCGTGGTGGGGCGTTATGGCCGCCTGGCGCTGTCGCTTGATATGCGAGGCTTGGCCTTTGTCTGGCGGGTGCTGCTGCCACGGATGCGCCCGCAGATTGGCTTTGCCGCTGGACTGGCGGCGGCGCTGTCGATGGGCGACCTCGGGGTGATTGCCCTGTTCGCCGACCCCGAATTTGCCACCCTGCCACTGCAGGTTTACCGCTTGATGGGCGCCTACCGGATGGAGGCAGCGGCCGGGGCGGCGCTACTGCTGCTGGCGCTGTCGATGGCGGCGTTTTGGATTTTGGATCGTGGAGGCCGCTGGCATGCTGAGGCTTGAGAACTGTCTGATCGAGAACGGCGGCTTCTCTTTGCACGCCGACCTGACCATCGCCACCGGCAGCCGGGTTGCGGTGATCGGTCCCTCCGGCGCGGGCAAGTCCACCCTGATTGAGGCTGTGGCCGGGTTTCGCCCGCTGCGCCGTGGGGCTATGTTTTGGAGTGAAGCCGCGCTGGCGCAGATCGAGCCGGGCAAGCGCCCGGTGGCGATGCTGTTTCAGGATGGCAATCTGTTTCCCCATCTGACCGTGGCGCAGAACGTGGGCCTGGGTATCCGCGCCAATCTACGGCTGGATGCGTCGCAGCGTGCCCAGGTGCAGGCCGCTTTGGTCCGGGTTGGGTTGG from Parasedimentitalea psychrophila harbors:
- a CDS encoding thiamine ABC transporter ATP-binding protein — its product is MLRLENCLIENGGFSLHADLTIATGSRVAVIGPSGAGKSTLIEAVAGFRPLRRGAMFWSEAALAQIEPGKRPVAMLFQDGNLFPHLTVAQNVGLGIRANLRLDASQRAQVQAALVRVGLDSMADRKPAALSGGQQSRVALARVLVQGRDLLLLDEPFAALGPALKAEMLDLVAELVGESGATLLMVSHDPNDARRIADQVVLVADGQAHPPMDTASLLDNPPPALKAYLG
- a CDS encoding thiamine/thiamine pyrophosphate ABC transporter permease ThiP, whose amino-acid sequence is MADCAQPVSPRLGIGAAILVAALILGTLAAVALRAEPGRGLGSSDWAALRFTLIQACLSAGLSVALAIPVARALARRRFRGRRLLISLLGAPFILPVIVAILGLLTVFGRAGWFSSGLALLGLEPVQIYGLHGVVLAHVFFNLPLATRLVLQGWQEIPAERFRLAAQLGADARAMRQLLEYPMLKRIVPGALAVVFAICLSSFAVALTLGGGPRATTIELAIYQAFRFDFDLGRAALLSGLQLILTGAAALVAVRVAAGEGFGTGLDRPLQRWDGSTAAARLVDGLWIVLAAGFLLLPLSAIVLAGLPGILTLTGAVWMAALNSIMVAALSTVVLLLLALPMATAVALGRGGMIEVAGILGLAASPLVIGTGLFIVIYPIADPFALALPVTALVNAVMALPFALRILVPRARAVVGRYGRLALSLDMRGLAFVWRVLLPRMRPQIGFAAGLAAALSMGDLGVIALFADPEFATLPLQVYRLMGAYRMEAAAGAALLLLALSMAAFWILDRGGRWHAEA